In the genome of Astatotilapia calliptera chromosome 18, fAstCal1.2, whole genome shotgun sequence, the window AACAGCTTCCATaatataattattttgttttttggactgAGATCCTCCTCAGGTGCGTCTGTGTGTGACCCCACATCACCACACgtgattaaccctttaaagccgggcAGAGCAGCaagctccgttttgcgtaactatttttaaatccctgtagaaccggaaccacgtgagctagcgcaataattgtttttgcacatgaaactggaggagttgtacttacatcttacgCCATCAGCTTGtgctcggtcacagtttccttccacataaagctttgcaaaaacagcataaaaagcacttgcagcaacaaaaacagaatattccagaaacacactttgccgatcagctgttcaaaacacttcctacgttggaacgATCGCacgtccgccatgacctgcccgaaacccgaagtgacgtcatttcgcggaaaatgtagtttttttacctTCCGGGTCTTCTGAGCCtaaactggtgtttttaaaactggtgtttgacttcatgcttttctgtgtcgtttctgtgATGCAGAGCTGGAAATAGTTTCTTTTGATGCACGTGCTggtttataattataataattatttgtttttcctgcagtatgtaAAacttggtgtatttcaaaaataaaactatgcagacactcaaaataaactttctGTGGTTggaaacttttttgtatttacagttttgagggataagcctcttaaatttctctaactagaaatatatgtaaaaagaacaaatgattttcaagttttttgtagtttattgcacttttttgcactttttgtaGTTACTGtggacttaatgcagacatattattaaaatttgggctgtaacggttgtattgatgtaaagcaacttgaaatgctcccacaaatggctccacagcatgtaagaaTATAAAGATGACTGACTTGGTTCTATGGCAGGTCTTAAAGGGCTAAACAGATTCAAACTAAGCGCGCCGCTCTGGGGGCGTGTTCGTACCTGCGCTCTCTGCGTGATGAGCTGCGATGCGTTGAACTTGGCCACCACGCTCTTCAGCACCTCGTTGACGATGGAGGGCAGCACGCGCTCGTCGTAGTCCTGTCCCAGGTGCTGGTAGAGGACGGGCAGGTTGGACGCCAGCGGCCGGGACAGAACTCGCAGGGAGACGTTGACCATCTGCAGGTCTGAGACAGAACCAGTCAGAAGCTGAACATCTGTGACAGCTGCTGACTAACCAGCCGTATCTCTGCTGAGCTTCACACGACTGCACTTGTTTGAAGCTCATGATTTTGCACAGGCTCCATTCACACCTCGGATTCGTCAGCGAGCTAaaccagctttgtttttatgtgaaatAACCCACAGATGGCCCCAGTAACGTACTGGGGCCATCTGTGGGTATGTTCTTATAGTTTATAGGCTTATTCCAAGTCTCCAAACTGTTGACTGAACATATCGATCTACTGTTTCATTGATTATCTGAAACCAACCAGCTGTTATATGAAAACAGTGAAGTGTCTgtaaacacatgaaaacatgaagctgCACCTGTGGAGTTTCCAACAATGCTGAGAAGCAGCTTTACTGACACTTAATGATTAAAAGCTTAATCTAAGACTTGGAGGACAACCTGATGTGTCCTCGAGGCTGCAGGACTGAAAACTGGACTCGTTTTCCTCTAAAACCAAACACGTCCACAGACGGTCTTCAGTTATACGACGGAGGCGTCTGACCTTTGCTTCCAGTGAGAGAGGAGATCTTTCTGGGTCTGGCTCTGATGTCATAGATGATGGGATACTGAAACCAGGGCATCCTGAAGACAGACACAGAATCACATCAGTTAGTTTGCTGATCTGTTTTTTCTGCATCCGTAAATCGTTTTTATTAAACTAATGCTGGAATCCTCAGGTGTTGGGGGCTGCACCTTCATGTTCATGTCCATCTACTCTGCAGGACTTCTTTTAGTGCCGTTTCATGGAAAGGAAGAAAGTCGGACGACTGTTTGGCCCTGAAAAGCCTGCTGCCTAACCAACACTGATCCGTTAaactcaaaaaggaaaaaactatTTTCATAAATCAACTCAGAAAAGGTCAAATTTAGAAAATGAGATTAGAGAGCCTGAGATGTATCGAGGAGCCGCTGATAAAGATTTAGAAACAGAGCACACGGAGCAGTGAAACAGAGAATTAAAACACTTTCTGACTGTTTTACAGTCCCGCCCACACCTCCAAACAGCCACGCCCATTAATATGAGCCAACACGCAGCATCAGTCACCTGTCAGTCAGTACGAGctggttgctatggtaacaGTGTGGGTGTGGACTCGTACCTGAAGTGGAGTCCCTCGGCGAGCACCGTGTCCATCTGCATCCCTCCGATCCGGTTGAAGACGATGGCCCTCTGACCTCCTTCCACTGCACACAGGAGACCAACCTCAGACTGAACCCTGAGCTCTGTTCTTCAGTTTCTGCTAAACTGACGGAGCCGTTTCCACCGGCCTGAAGCTCCCACTCAGGAACATGAACCACAAACAGATCTGTCAGCACAGACCTCTCTGCTGTGTGAACGTCACAGCAACGATGCGAATGACATCGCTGCTGACACTTCAGCCTGTTACACCGAGATTAAAACAAACTTCTGATACCTTCACCTGGTCCAGAGGTGGACGTTCACGTTAACGTGACCAAAGTTTAACATGTGGTCAGTAACACCTGAGAGTAGAGCTGTTGGATATAACCATATATatcagatgacgatataaaaacgtcgtTTCTTATCACGCTcttttgtttcgtggtgtcgtaaAATAAACTACGTCACTGCAGTGGCtacattcatttcttaaagttctctctttctcttatatttaatataaccacactacagacggacaagcgcctgtttttatgcgttgtcgttagcaacgacgacggtaacaccatcaAGTGGCTCCGCTGTtcgcttgtttgttttccacgtaaacctttcacaataaagctcaagatcctgttgagacttttcagaataaactgaatcacgtgaaagatgcagagtgtttacggagGAGAAGCAacaaagagccgccaggtgctaaagaataaaccttagactcaaactttgaaagaaaacggcggccgttacgacttatgtctaaaaatgtttcatgcatcggttaaaacactcgactccagctacacgacgcccagctggaaacacttcacacaagtcgagctgcccgagattcacagaattgacagaaaatgttacatttttgtgatttatatcgttgtcaggacgataaatgtcttttatcgggatatgagactttggtcatatcgcacagccctacctgAGTCTAAAGCTCAGACTGCTCTAAATACTCAGTTTCACGCAGTTTTTTCCTGCTCTTGGACCTTGATGATGTCATAGAGAGACCTTACTGTAAACGTGGTCAGCTCACGCACAGAAGTTGGCTTTAAGTGAAGGTAAAACAGCTTCTTACAGACAGCTGAGGAGCACCGAGGCCTGCGAACTGGGACTCCAGCTAAGCTGctctaataaaaatataaaacatggatCTGAACATGAAAGACTTTAATTAAACAGTGAAGATGTTTTAGATTGTAGTTCGTGAAACAAGATGAAAACTAATACAAGCACAAAGCTGTggattttctcttttaccacCATCAGCCTGAAGGTTCCACAGATACAGGAAAGGCCCATTTCCATCCTGCTGagctttaaacattaaaagtttTTCATATAATAAAAAACAGGCTGTTAGCACCAGTGCTTGCAGGTGGAGCAGACTGTGTGGCTGCCTGCTAAAAACCATTTAGTGAGTAAATACTTTGTACGTATTTAATCACTTCTTGTTTCACAAGCCTGAGCCGACCACCTTTAGACGCAGAATTTACATCATCCTCCGTCTGTGTCTGGCTGGGTAACAACTGCAGCCCAACTCCACTTTTCCTTAATCAAAGCTGGAAACTTGCAGAGCAGCTGCAGGCAATCCCGTGTTTTGTATCAATGAAGGACAGAATCGAGCTTCGAGCCTGTACCACAGACACGCTTTGATAAAAGGTCTCTAAAGAACTGTCACACTAAATATGACAGATTACTCCAGGAGAGTGAGAGTGTCAGGGATCAGAGCCCCAGCTGTGCTGAATATTCATGCTTTCACAGTGACTGGGGGTTACCTGTGTATGTGGCTTCCTTCACTGTGTAAGCCAGAGCTCCAGCACCAATCAGCAGCTTCAAGCCGAGTCCTGCGCCCCGAGGTCCTGAAGACATCCTGCCTGCGATCTGCCGCAGCTGCTGCAGAAAACCCTGAAACACAAGGATTTCAGTAAATCTCCCCGTGCTCGCTCACGCAGGACACTCATGGTTAAAACTCAGTGACCTTGACTCCGAGTGGACAACCCCCCTCCCTGTATATCTACAAGGCCTGCATGTACCCGCCACAGAAACCTCGTTAGAGGACGCTCAGATTCTCtctaaaaataaactgttttaaaaaagcaacaagGATGCTAATAACACAAGGCTGGACACGTCTGATCACCTGTCTGAACTTTAAGGACTAAGTTTAAACTCGGCTCAtgcaaaaagcacaaaacataACTCGACTTAAAGAGAAGCAGCTTCTTTGGTTTGATGCGCTAGCTGCGGGTTAATTAGCCTGTGTAACATCAGGGACTGCAGACTCACCTGCCTGCACGCCTGATGCACCTGAGTGTGTTACGCATGCGCAGAATTAAGTAACTGCTTCTAGAAACTTGCAATATTTTCAGTGAATTTACTTCTAATGCGTATACATGTGTTAACTCAATTACTTCATAATTGAGAGAGTTTTAAAGGGACCCCGGCGTCATGTTCGACTCCCACTCTCTACCTGAGTGTAAAGCTAGCTAACCGGCATCGAGTGGCTCTCACGGCCTCACCTGTGCCTCATTAGTGCCGTCAGGCTGGATGGAACCTGGCTGACATGGTTTCGAGTGTAAACCTGCTTACATCAGACTCACGTGTCAGACctaaaagcttttaaaatgtcacCCAGGTGCGTGCAAAGCGCGGGAAACCCGGAGCGGTTGAACCTGAGCTGAAGGCAGAAAACTTCCCTTTAAAGCCGAGTTTAAACGGGAGACTCACAAACACTCACCCCGGGATCTTTATTCGCCATGCTCGTCCTCTCCGCCTGTTAGAAAACCAAGTGAAGAAGACAAGGTCGCAAGTGATGACGCGTTTCCGGGATTGGGGGTAACttgggaaatgtagtttttaggAGTTTTGGGGCATAGTctctatgtatatatatttaaagataataaaatgttttaaacccACCCAAAGTTCTGAGGATGGAAATTAAGGATTCGCttttcatttttgccataatctacaaaataaaagcaagaatGATTGTGAGCTATAAAGTACAAAGTTATAAGAGGTAAAGACAGACTACAGCGTCTGATCTCACGGATGCAGTGATGCCGGTCCTGAGCAGCAGGGGGcaacagagggcagcagagctCCGGGGTGTCGGCGGCTCCTCAAACCGCAGGAGCACCTGCTGCACATAAAACGGTTATTTTCACACTGAAGTTCACTCAAGTCTTTGTTTCCGTGGTTTGAACACAGTGAAGTCAGCCACTGAAATGTTTCCGTTGTGCTTTCAAGAAGAAATTTTGCGACAGAGTTCAAGGAATTAACATCAAAATCCTGCTGCTGTGCACACAAACTGGACATGTTCACTCACCTTCCTCTAAAGGATGAGAAAAAGTTAGTTCCACATTTTAAACCAATACTAGTCAGAATAATGACTAATAACAATCatataaaagtatttaaaaagcaATCAGAAAATAAAGGCTGACactcaaataaaaatgtgaccTTCACTAATATATTATACTGTCATGTTTAAGCTTTATTCGATTACACTGTTATCACTACGGGTCAACACACATCAATAAAAATAGCACTGCTGACTTTTCTTATCTCTGCCCTGCATCTGTATTTTTTACTTCCTTCCAAAAATGAAACTTAAAGGCACAATTATGAGCTGAGGTAAAACTATGACTTCGCAAATCAAGCTAATGAAGCGACGTATAGAGGATAAATAAACTGGACATATTTAGAAAAAtcattaaacaattaaaattgGGAGTTAATAAAAGAAGAATCTGAAACTCTTACATCTTTAGAAACAGAAAAACGTAgctttttatttgaaaagtGAGGAGGAAGCTCACACCTGCTCTCTTCAGACTTTGAAACAAGCTCAAATCTCAAACAACTAAAATCAAGCAAAGAATTCAGATCATAAAAAGGAAACAGACACATCCCTAAAAGCAcaaactttaagccttaatGCAATTTAAACAGTTGTGTTATAAAAATTATGACACTTGTGTAGATGTTATGAAGGAGAAAATGATctataaagacaaagaaaagtatcaggctgtgaacacgcttatttctgctgtaaaattTGAACATGGAAGTCCCTGCTGGAGCCGCTGGTgttggtgttttatttttcagcctcTGAGGGTCACTGCTGAGAAGACTCACTCAGCAGAGAACAGACTGagagcatgctgtaggtattacaggtactgcactgcagtggtttgtatcatagctatctaatagactccagtttgtgcatgtaaatggagagtcctcttcacacactgaggttaattatggagttccacagggttcagtgctaggaccaattctgtttacattatacatgcttcccttaggcagtatcattagaagacatagcatacattttcactgctatgcagatgacacccagctctatctgtccatgaagccagataacacacaccaatgagttaaactgcaggaatgtcttaaagacataaagacctggatggccactaactttctgcttcttaattcagatcaaactgaggttattgtactcggccctgaaaagcttagaaatatggtatctaaccagattcttactctggatggcattaccttggcctccagtaacgctgtgaggaaccttggagtcatttttgaccaggacacgtccttcaacgcacatattaaacaaatatgtaagactgcgttcttccatttgcgcaacatctctaaatgcccccggcctctcggcctagggctcggtcactcaggcacagctgggggccggcggagctcacgggcgcgtcactgcaactccccctgacttctgctccgcggctgctgggcgagccctcatctgggactctcctcagctcttactggaacagtggcgcggctgcccctctgttggtcttccttggtctcttgtgttctgggggcctgtggatgtctggagttttgatctcctccatacccgcttcacaccctggaggacggggctgtggcccccccacactccctagcagatcattacatggagaaacctttggaatgcaagcatgctgatccacacaggtatgcacacatgggtattcacagacgcggactaaagctttcttggctgctgcctcaaagcacactgtgcgctgtctatcttgcgtgctgcacaatatcgtttattatttagtaaatattgatatctatgactagctagtttattgtgatggtgctttttttattattattattatgttgctctttgttgtttgctgtctcctctgtttgtttttttttttttttttttttttctccatacaggtgacccaggagttctttttttttttctctctctcttccccccccttctcaccgtctcttctcccctttggttttctttctttctctccccctctttctctcattcattccccctgtcctatttatttaaaaaaaaaaaaaaaatgacaaaggatgaactgaagctctgccatcacgtaatgtcgcatactgctgtttctgatgtcatttagaaaaaaaaaaaaaaaaaaaaaaaaaagaaatattgtatctaatcagattcttcctctggatggcattaccttggcctccagtgacactgtgaggaaccttggagtcatttttgaccaggacatgtccttcaacgcacatattaaacaaatatgtaagactgctttcttccatttgtgcaacatctctaaagttagaaatatcctgtctcagagtgacgctgaaaatctagttcatgcatttattacttccaggctggacgactgtaattcattattatcaggatgtcctaaaaactccctgaaaagccttcagctgatccaaaatgctgcagcaagagtcctgacagggactagaaagagagagcagatttctcctgttttggcttcctgttaaatccagaatttaaaatcctgctcctcacatacaaagtACTGAATTATGTCTGTCATGGCAGAtgaccgcccctccctgagccgtGTTGTGCTGGGGAttacttccttttaaaagggttttttccttcccactgttgccaaactCTTGCTCATATGATGTCATGTGATCTCTGGGGCTTGTTCTCTATTATTATAAGGTCttaacttacaatataaagtgcattgAAGCAAttgctgctgtgatttggtgttacacaaataaaattcaatcaagcTGAATTAAACTGAACAGAACTGAATTGACACTCTTGAGTCTTCCggctttttctgcttttcatgagctatttttcttctttattatcGTGACCACAGAGGATCTGAGTGGGTTGAACTCTTTGCCCTACTCAGTCTCATTAATCAACAAGAACATGTTCGAACAGTGTTTTTCTTCatcctgctcctcttcttcctcctcgtcTGCCACCTCTTGCTTGCAacttcctcctctgcctctcaGTCTGGGTCCACCAGCTCACCCCAAACTTTAAAAAGGCAACAAGTGTGAACAtttctgtgtcactgtgtgaaactgaaagaaaaggCATCTGTGCTGACACTTTATCGCCCGTCAGCTGTGGTCACTGTTATGCATTACAGTGCAAAATGTCTGCTGTTTAAGGAGAATGAGTGTAAAGTCCTGCAGAGGCTACAGACGACTGAGAGGAGGATGAGGTTTAAATTAGGATAAAACTAAATGAGACACAAAGCAAAGAGAGTCATTTAAAGTGGATCATGTGACACAGCATGTGGTTATATGATATTTAGGTGAAAATGAGCATCCAGGTGTTACCCAGCTGTCAGCCTATGAGGCTCCAGCTAATCGTGACCCTGGAACTGGAATCGTggttaagaaaagaaaacggACGTTACAGttgaaaatgattaaaattgCAAACTTTTGATTTGCAAAAACATACCAAGTGAATAGTTTTCAAATACAGTTTATGGAATATTATGAAAAAGTTGCTTCACCACACCGCCCACGGTGCCTTGTTGTGCTATTTAAAGATGAACTTAGATTCTTGTGGAGCTTTTTGACATGTAGCGTCCATCAGtccatcccagctgtcacaggcaGAAGGCGAGCTACACCCTGCACAGCTCACCAGCTGAGCTAACAAGCACGTCTCTGCAGTGTGGGAGGGGAACAGGCCACACAGACACCACCAACCAAGACCTCCACGCTGTGAACTTATAGCTTATATAGTTCCTCTAGACTTTCTGTAACGTGTTCTTTCTTACGTTTCATCTGTTTATGCTATGATTGGTGGATCCGTGGTCAGGCTATGAACACACATTAAAGATTCAAACACACCGAACAGTCAGTCGAAATTTGTGGACAGATTTCAGCATCAGCGTCTTGCTGCCTGCTTATATTCAGGACAGCTGTGATATTGTAAATGAGACTTCTTATTGAGAcaagataaacctttattagtcccacgcgTGGGAAGTGGACATTTCAAAGTTGAGAGCagcaaagatgaagaaaaacaatagaataaaataagataaaatagaataaaataataaaatactgaCCAAGAATTTACCAATCAGAGCACAGAGATTAAAACACATGATGCCATAAACGAGTCTGTAGTTACTGTGTGTTTTATAAGTTTTGTGGAGTGATGGATGCAGAGTGTTTCGTGTGCgcagcagagacacaaacacgCGGCTGACTGACGGAAACGATGTTTTTATGATTTCTTCGGACAGCCTGGAGTTGTTATAACTCTGCTGTGACGTCTCCGTGACGATGGTTGTGATATAAAACCCGTGGAGCTACTTTCTGGTGATGCCTGGTGTTTGTGAGACTGCAGCAGTGCGCAGACTCGTGCCTCGAGgc includes:
- the LOC113010316 gene encoding prohibitin-2-like isoform X1, encoding MANKDPGGFLQQLRQIAGRMSSGPRGAGLGLKLLIGAGALAYTVKEATYTVEGGQRAIVFNRIGGMQMDTVLAEGLHFRMPWFQYPIIYDIRARPRKISSLTGSKDLQMVNVSLRVLSRPLASNLPVLYQHLGQDYDERVLPSIVNEVLKSVVAKFNASQLITQRAQVSMLIRRELFERAKDFNIILDDVAITELSFSREYTAAVEAKQVAQQEAQRAQFYVEKAKQDQRQKIIQAEGEAQAAKMLGEAVTKNPGYLKLRKIRAAQNIAKTVAQSQNKVYLNADSLVLNLQDSKSFNLSLSKK
- the LOC113010316 gene encoding prohibitin-2-like isoform X2, which encodes MSSGPRGAGLGLKLLIGAGALAYTVKEATYTVEGGQRAIVFNRIGGMQMDTVLAEGLHFRMPWFQYPIIYDIRARPRKISSLTGSKDLQMVNVSLRVLSRPLASNLPVLYQHLGQDYDERVLPSIVNEVLKSVVAKFNASQLITQRAQVSMLIRRELFERAKDFNIILDDVAITELSFSREYTAAVEAKQVAQQEAQRAQFYVEKAKQDQRQKIIQAEGEAQAAKMLGEAVTKNPGYLKLRKIRAAQNIAKTVAQSQNKVYLNADSLVLNLQDSKSFNLSLSKK